The Nicotiana tomentosiformis chromosome 2, ASM39032v3, whole genome shotgun sequence genome includes the window GGCAAATGGTATCATGGCACTGATGGAAATCGAAGACTCTTAAGTGGTTTTCTAAGTTCTTGGTTTGGCAATGTAGTCACATATAAGATATTGTGGATACTCTGTAAAAACTAATAAAACTTGTCTATGAGTCAAACAAATTGATAATAGGTATATTGGAAAAAAACTGTAGGTGTAGAGTACAACTAAATACTAAGATAGCTTATCTAACATAAAGAAAAACATTTAGTTCTCAATAACACTACAACTCTCTATGTGATTAAGTTTAAAATAAGCTATGGAAGTTGAGTGCAACTAAATAGTATGTACAGGTGGTGGAAAATTGTCAATTTCTTTTATTTAGTTTGTTATGATGTCAGATTAAAACTTCAGTTTTGTTGGCTTTTATAGTAAAATGGCTACTTTGTTTCTTATTTTCAATTCCCATTAGTTGTTAGCAGGGAATTTATTGAACATTTGAAGACAATTAACAGCGTTGTTGACAATAGATTTTGGTGATTATATGTTTGTGCTCTTAATGTGAAGATGCCAGTTAAGTACCTTTTTAGTTTGTTTTTTCGTGTAAAAGACAAGGGAAAGGTCTAGCTCATTGCTACTTATTTCTTTTCTCTCTATAGTCTGCACCATTGTATTTTCACTTTGTGGGAAGATTTTGCTGAAACTGATGGAAATGAGCTAGCTACACAAGTTGACAAACATCCAGTAATCCTAGCAAAACGAATTGCACGGTCTTCTTATGCTGGTATGGACTAGATTTTAACTTTCTTTTATACATTAATGAATTCAAATTTTTCGTACTCATAGATGTACAATACAGGAACATCGTTGACAACAAGATATAATTATGCAATATTGGTAAATCCATTCTATCCACAGGCTGCAGAATTGATGAATTGGTATGAGATAAATATACAAAAGTACTGCATCAATATAGTCATGGACAAAAAGACAATTATTTAAATCACCAAAAATTGTGTGTGTGTCTATTTATAGGGTGAAAGATAATGAAGAAACGTTGAGCATATATACACAGTAGTTCTGCAGAGACAGCTTCATCGCCTCTTCTTGTATCGCTACATGATGAGGCTGTACCTATTGCAAATATTCAGTCACAACCAGCGGTATGCATGTAACATATACTACAATATATTTTGGTTGAACATTATAACAACTCAACTAATCATCAGCTCTCCTTTATGTTAAACAGATGCAATCTTTTCATGTGGAAGGTAAAATGTCGCTGCTAGATGATGAGCAGCGGTTTTACGAGTTAATGTATTCAAAATGCAAGCAATTTGTTAGAACTTCCATAATAAAAGTTGTCGACTGTTGAATTGCGATCAACATGCGATGTTAACACCCAGGTACCATAATTTTGTTTGCTTTTCAAATTGAAAGTACTTTCTCATAGATTTTATAAATGCATAATAACGTGCAATGATATTGTATAATAGGTGCCGATTTCAAGTTGAAATTGCAGATATAAGTGGATCGACAATTACAACAATATTAGGTGAATCTGTAGAAAGTCTCCTTTCAATGAAAGCTGAACAGATCTATGAAATAACTAAGATAAAGGTACAAACGAGAATTAAAATTTGATTAAATTCATTACTTCAACTGACATGTTAGAGCTTGCCGGACTCATTTTTGAATGCAGAATGAATTGATGCCTCTTCAACCTATTCGGCAACGTCTTACTGACAAAGTGTTCAAAGTACAACTAAAGAAATCATTTTCCAGGACGTCGGATGAAACACCAGCAAAGCTATTCATTCTGTCGTATGTTGAAAAGCAAGATACTCTCCAATTGCCAGCACCATCAACTTTTACAAATGCTGGAGAAAGCAGCAAAAGAGAGCTTGGCAATCTGTCATCCCCGCAGGAACAAAAAGAACTGATCACAGAAGCTACATCATCTAGCAAAAGACAACAGACTGAGCGGACAACTCCAACTAGAAAAAATGCTTCTTCTAGCATAAAGCAAAATATTTAGCCAGTCACTCCTGCAAAGAAAAAGTGAAGGTTAGTAAACCATCTTGAATACGCCGTATATTGAAAAATAGGTTGAGTGTATAGACAATAAAAACTAAAACTGATGAACTATTAAAATTCCTACCGCTAGAATTAAGTCGATTATTCCTCATTTATATATCGAAATTTAGAAGACTCTCCAGCAATTCTTTGTTTCGCTATAAGTAGAAGAAACAACACTAACTGATCAGAACAAATTGTTTGATTCCGTTTCGTTCTTATATAAACTCAATCTCTTTAAATTGCAAACTGATTCCATGTAAGCACATCTCTTTTACTTTCAATTTTCTCATTCTCTAAACACTACATATCAGAAAGACTCAACACACTAAATTTTGTCATGGCTAATTATTTATTCCTTTTTCCGTCATGCTTCATAGTAAGACATTTGGTGAAATAAAGAAGTTGTATTTGCAACTATGGATTTGTTGTAAAGATACCTATTATTCTTTGAAGTGATgcaaaagattataaattaattGAGGTTGTAGGAAGTACTATCCGATAGGTTGTTGCACTAAAGTTTCATTATGTCGCTTCTTTCTATAAACCACAAAATTTGAAAATCTCTATAATAAGAGACATTGAATCTACTACAACAAATAGAACTATAGTCCATACAGGTACTGTGTTGGAAGTTATTGAGTCATTAGATTTATCTTTGTCACTAGAAACTCTAAGCTGATATATTACTCCAAAATCGTTAGATAATCAAATAAGTTTTTAATACTTTTTTGGAACGTGATGTTGTTGATTTTCAAATACACGTACTGTTAAAAGTTGTGCATTCCATAGCCCATTTAAGTGCCTCTGCTTCCCATGTTTCCCATATATCTCCTTGGAAGAAGATAACGTTCACCATACTCTGCACTAGAGCAGACAAAAGTGTTGCACTTGGCAGTTCTGTCCTCACAACTGTAGTGTCCTCGTTCTCCTACGTATATTTGAACCTTTGATGATTAGAGAATAAAAATTCACAATGTTTTGTTTGCTTCATCCAATTCACTCTACGTTTTGACTGTTCAACGTGCTTACCATGTACATGGCCATCTTCGGTGGGGACTGAACTTTCCTTCAATTCCCTCTTTCTACAAACTTTGTTCCCTTGTTTTCTCTAACTTGTAAGATGTTGTTTCTTTACTACAGGTGGAGACTTAAATCTTTTGATCTTTGTACATATTAGCTCTTCAGGTGAGGACTATAATAAGTGAAACTTTGAAGTTTGTCACACTTTGCACAATAAGATTCAGAGGAATTAAATAGTATCATATAGAAAGTAAATTATCTAAAGCTCCAAATACTGAATTGCTTTGTCAGTGTCTTTACATCCATCTACCACAACAATCCGAAGGATACAATGTTACTGAACAACTTCTTCGACCATCTCCATTGCTCTCTGGTTTCCTGgaaattttgtatatttttccttttcctgAATTCTGTTTTCCTTCATAATTCTTTTTAGTGCCTCTAAATTGGGTGTTTTTGTACTACTACACTTTTGCAAATATGTTCAAGGTGATTAAAAAAACTTACTACATGATAAAATTGGCTCTAAAAGCTCTCTTTAGTCATAATACGAAGCtaaaaagaaaattatattttattctttCACATTTGATAATGATTGCATGTCTTTTCTTAATATTTACAGTTTACTGACTATGTGGCCTACTTGTACATATGTCTTTTGATGACTTGTACATACACTACTTTTGATGGCGGCGCAGATGGTTATGGATCAAGGGTACAACTCGGAGAATATACAGGACTACACATGCTTTGGTTTGAACTTTAGTTTTGTCCCTTGTGTACACGTGTTTTAGACAAACATTACAACTTGGGAGTCCTGTAAGTCTGTAACTAAAGATCAAACTGCTTGCTGAAAAAATGCAATAGTAGATCTAAACTACCTTTTTGGTTTGAATTTACTTGTGCTCTCTGGTTTGCTCTATTTCTTCTGTGGTTACAACAGAAAAAGCAATACCTGGTATTTCTTAAGGAGTAGACAAATAGTATCATCGGGCTTGCAATGGCACTTCAAATATGTGCATTAGAATTTATTGCTTTATGTGATTTCTCTTATTCATATTGTGTCAGTGGAATTAGTTTTGCAAAGTATAGTACCTGCATAGAATTATAGAAAGTTCCTTACCTATGCATGTTATTTGTTTGAGCAAACATTCAAACACTCTTCATGGTCAATCATTATGTTTGTACTACCTTCAGTTTCATGTTTTAGAAAATAATTCTCTTAGAACTATTTAATTTGCCTGCATAATTTTAACAACCTAAGATTGCTTGGTTTTTATAATTGTTCCCTCATTCAGAATCGAAGTGTCAAAAGTTAATGCTTATACCATATTCAAGAGAATTTTTTTTAAACAGAAAAGAAAAGGTTGATTCAAGTTCAAGTTGGCTATAGAATTGTCACTTTTAGATACACCTGTGCCATTTCTGAAACCCCTTGTCTCTGTTGTACCATATCTTCTCCTTTCTACGTAAACTATTTCATTCTACTTGGACTTGATTCAGATTATTCTTGATTGTCTCGCATCATTTGTTGTCTCTGTTGTACCATATCTTCtcttatactatattttgttccGCTGGTAAAAGGGAAGGAGGATGCTCTTGTCCAATGGATAGTCAAATCCGGCAAAGTGTGATGGTGTACGCTTAAGAAAAGAGTGGTAGTTGTATTACCATCATTCTGCCAATAAATCCACTTACACTATTGCTTtgccttttttattttatgagtTACACCATtgttttgtgtcacgacccaaaatcctaacctgtcgtgatggcgcctatttatATACTAGGccagccgacaacctcaataaaccatagttcttttaagtttgaacatATAATATATAATTCAATACAAAAATTCTCACTAATCCCGACataaaatactcccaaaacctggtgtcactgagtacatgagcatctaaatgataacaaagtttgactgataaaatactgtctgaaaatatagaatagtacaataactgaaaggaagagagcGTCAAGGTCAgcagacgccaagcagctaccttggtagtctctaactgataacactctgagatATAACAATCGCCgtatccgaaagcacctggatctgcacgcgaggtgcatggtgtagtatgagtacaattaaCTCAACAAGTAAAtattaaataaagaactgaaagtagtgacgagcttcacaactaagtccaattacagtaatttccaacataagaaggtaggcatgctttcaagttcaacatttaaggccaaaacagtaatttcatgtcaagttcaactgaaacatagaTAATATCTCTCGAAAATTtcaaaaacagtgatatatgacgaCTGTaatacaacaataatgaaatcaatgcatcctctcagagcaacagtcactcagtccttccactcgctcagcactcggcactcgcactcagtaggtacctgcgctcactggggatgtgtacacacttcggaggggctctttaatgacccgaccggtcgttttgagtattacagccccgttcccccatttactgctcaatttatgcttcacAGTCGTTTtaagacttaccgggttagttggttctggtccggagggaattcggagtgaaatgagatacttagtctcgtaattgaaaattttaagttagaaaagttgaccggatgtagacttatgtgtaaacgacctcagatttgaattttgatgattccaatagctccgtatggtaattttttggacttaggagttgTCCGAAAAAATATATGgaagtctgtagtggaattaggcttgaaatgacaaaagatgaagttttgggaagtttgaccggggagttgactttttgatatcgagatcggaattcgattctggaaattggaatagcttcgttatatcaattatgacttgtgtgcaaaatttgaggtcaatcggacttgattcgataggtttcgacatcgaatgtagaaattgaaatttcttatttcattaagctcgaattggggcatgattcatggttttagcgttgtttgatgtgatttgaggcttcgactaagttcatatgatattttagaacttgttggtgcatttggttggggtcccggggggcctcgggtgagttcggatgcttaacatatcgaatttggatttggaggaggagctgaagcagctgggcatctAGTATGATCacacctgcgcgaaaaagggccaCGTGTGCGAGCTCGCGGAAGCGAGGCATGAGTCGCAAAAGAgaaaatgcatgggctggccaAGCACCGTCACAGGTGCGGACATCGCAGGCGCTAGAGTTTtgtcgcgggtgcgaagaccgcaggtgcgaagaaatcatcgcgggcgcaaaaattctggacagaatgttaaaaacagaggagtccgatatttttatttttgacatttccaaaagctggtgaagcgatttttgagcgagaaattatgggaaatcttgaggtaagtcccttgtgatcatttctactccataatattgaattatcatcgaataatccgactagattatatgtttttgaggtgtaaatcggggatttgaactaAGGGATTTGAaaaatagatttgaagatttggaggtcgagttgaggtcggattttggtaaaattggtatggttagactcgtggttgaatgggctttcagattttgtaacttttgtcgggttccgagacgtggaccccacgggcaatgtttgagctaaatttcagatttttatggaaaattagtattttcttatggaattaattttaataaattttattgactgaatcgaattatttgtggctagattggaggcgtttggaggccaattcacaaggcaaaggcttagcggaataagaatttcatggtttgaggtaagtaacaattataaatctggtcctgagggtatgaaaccccagattttggtatcatgttattactttggaggtgatgcacatgctaggtgacagacgtgtgaacgtgcaccgaggggattgtgacttggtccgtcccgtgaaaactataaagttgaataaattattgttagctatgtgttctctatgtgttgtggaaatttgactataagttatgttagaaaccatgtttaggctatatgttggtattgttggtgtcacgacccaaaattctaacctgtcgtgttgacgcctatcttaatactaggcatgCCGATAATCtccataaaccacaatttctctttaagtttgaaaatataatatttaaatacaatacaaaataccataaatactgatacgaacactccccaaaatctggtgtcactgagtacatgagcatataatatgaatacaagtctgaaaaatatggtcTATGATAATCTGAGGCCAAATACagtaacaaggagatagggaaagagagacaaagtCTACGAAATACgacaactacctctgaatctccgaaaaatcaactgtgcgagagaatcaacacccgctatgtttgggaacacatggatctgcacacgaagtgcagggtgtagcatgagtacaaccaactcaacaagtaacaataataaataaggaactaaagataatgatgagctacacagttacagttcatttttagtaattccagcacagagtagacatgctttcaattccaaaagtttaagtcaaatcagttttatacagttcaagttcatgtaatccggatataaaatctttcagagaatttcacatcaatgacagatagcaactaagtgcaacaacaaatgaaaagtaagtacaacctctcaggcaacagatactcaactcgtcacaacagctcaatcactcggctctcagccctcaacactcacactcaatgggtactcgcgctcactaggggtgtacagactccggaggggctcctacagcccaagcgctataatctgcacggacaactcacgtgttgcacggacaactcacgtgccatagtataaatatctggatccacacggacaactcacgtactgcacggacaactcacgtgttgcacgaacaacttacgtgctatgatataatataaggatccgcacggacaactcatgtgctatagtataatataaggatccgcacggataacttacgtgctataacataatatctcacaatcaggccctcggcctctcttAGTCAGaaatttctccagtctctcgggctctcaacaaatcatgaaatcagcccaaacaacaatgatatgatgcatcgtTAAAGAACAATagagaatgggagaaaataatcaagtaaattatgactgagtacaaaacaacaattaagtagatagttcaacatgtccacgacctctgtgagtcccaacagtaccaatatgtagcctaaacatggtttctagttaaattttcacaacacatagagagcacagagctaacaacaagttattcaactttacagttttcatgggatggaccaagtcacaatcccctcggtgcacgcccacacgcccgtcacctagcatgtgcgtcacctccaaagtaatcacatgataccaaatttcggggtttcataccctcaggaccagatttataactgttacttacctcaaaacgtgaaattctttactctgctatgcctttgcctcgcaaatcggcctccgaatgcctcaaatcccgttgtttcctctgaaaatctcccgaaaatcgcctcaatccgagctccaaatcgttaaaaatggaaaatgggacgaagtcccattttctgaacttaaactttctgtccagacctctcctcttcgcaaatgcgacaggtccctcgtgttcgcgaagcacaaaatcgtactgcccaacatttgctcttcgcgaacgcgagacactgctcgcgaacgcgaattcctcttcgcgaacgcgaaggcaagaaTCCATGCCAActatttttctcttcgcgaatgcgatacccAAGTGCAAACACGATGAACAACtgagctcctcttcgcgaacgcgatggcccactagcgaacacgaagagtaaatcttgcctgcctcaaattccccttcgcaaatgcaagggcccactcacgaatgcgaagaaggaaaccaaaaaaGCACACCAACAGTCTTCAGCcaacatgccaagtccaaaaaatgatccgttaacctcccagaactcacccgaacccccagggacctcaatcaaacataccatcaagtcctaaaatatcatatgaacttagtcgaaccctcaaatcacctaaaacaatgctaaaaccacgaatcataccccaattcaagcctaatgaactttgaaaattctaatttctacaaacgactttgaaacctatcaaatcacatttgattgacctcaaattttgcacacaagtcataaatgacataacggacctattcaaattttcaaaatcggattgctgccccgatatcaaaaagtcaacccttcggtcaaacttttcaaaaattcaacttccggcattccaagcctaattccactacagccCTCCAataaatttttcggacacgctcctaagtccaaaatcaccatacggagttgttggaattaTCAGAACTCAAATTCGAGGTCTTTTagacataggtccatatccggtcactTTTGTAAATTAaacttttcaattatgagactaagtgtctcatttcacttcgaattcctttcggacctgaaccaactaacccggtaagtcataaaataactgtaaagcataaattgagcagtaaatgggggaacggagttataatagtcaaaacgactggccgggtcgttacattctccccctcttaaacaaacgttcgtccttgaacgggtttagaataatacatggagtctcaaataggtgtggatatttgctccgtatCTCCGTCctaatctcccaagtagcttctccgactaggtggcctctccattgtaccttcactgatgctatgttctttgaccttagctttcgaacctgccggtctaaaatagacaccgtctccacatcataagtcaaattaccgtccaattgtactgtactgaaatccaaaatatgagacggatccccgacatactttcggagcatcaatacatggaacactagatgaacacctgatatactaggtggcaaggcaagttcataagccatctctccaattttcttaagtatctcaaaaggcccaatataccgagggctcaactttcccttcttcccgaacctcaacacacccttcatgggtgaaagcttgagcagaaccttttccCCGACCATGTgaacaatatcacgaacctttctgtcggcataactcttctgtctagactgtgtcgtgcgaagccgttcctgaatcactttgaccttctctaaagcatcctgaaccaagttagtacccaatagcctagcctcacccggatcAAACAAACCTACCAGggaccgacaccatctcccatacaaagcttcatacggagccatctgaatactcgactggtagcggttattgtaagcaaactccgcgagtggcagaaattgatcccaagaacccccaaaatcaatgacacaaacgcgtaacatatcctccaatatctgaatagtgcgctcggactgtccgtccatctgagggtgaaatgttgtattcAACTGAACTTGtatgcccaattctcgctgcaccgctctccaaaactgtgatgtaaactgcatgccccgatctgaaatgatggacactgcacaccgtgtaggcaaataatctcgtgaatataaatcccagccaactgctccaaagaataattagtaccaactgggatAAAATGcgtagatttggtcaaccgatctactatcacccaaaccgcatcaaactttctcaaagtttgtgggagcccaactacgaagtccttggtaatatgctcccacttccactccggaattttaagtctctgtagtaatccgcttggtctctgatgctcgtactttacctgttgacaatttagacaccgagctacaaacccaattatatctttcttcattcgcctccactaatagtgctgcctcaaatcctgatacattttcgcggcgcctggatgaatagagtaccgtgaactgtgagcttcctggagaatcagatcatgcaaaccatctacattaggcacacatagcatgccctacatccgtaatacaccgtcatctccaatagtgacttctttggcatcaccgtgctgaactgtgtccttaaggacaagcatatatggatcatcatactggcgctctctgatgcgatcatataaagaagaccgagagaccacacatgccagaactcgattcggctcataaacatccaatctaataaactggttagccaaggcttaaacatccaaggctaaaaggcctttctgctaccggtaagtatgctaagctgcccaaactattcgccttatgactcaaggcatcggccatcacattggcctttctgggatgatagagaatgg containing:
- the LOC104094577 gene encoding uncharacterized protein; its protein translation is MLTPRCRFQVEIADISGSTITTILGESVESLLSMKAEQIYEITKIKNELMPLQPIRQRLTDKVFKVQLKKSFSRTSDETPAKLFILSYVEKQDTLQLPAPSTFTNAGESSKRELGNLSSPQEQKELITEATSSSKRQQTERTTPTRKNASSSIKQNI